Part of the Aurantiacibacter aquimixticola genome, AAAAGCACATCATGACGACCTGGCATAGTAACGAACCCGTCGAAGAAGCTTTCTGGTTTGCAGGACACTCTGCCTTCCATCCAACAGAAGAGTTGGTCGAGACGCTGATCCTCGACGTATCTCCCGCTAATCGAGAGGCCGCAATCATGGAGAGTTACTCGAAAGCACAAGTCTGCGACGAGTAATGCCCGACATTACCAACCCCATCACTCCCGCCGGTCTTTCCGCGCTGAAAGCGCGTTACGATCACCTGCTCGGCACGGAGCGGCCGGAGATTACCGAGATCGTCAGCTGGGCGGCGGGGAACGGCGACCGCTCCGAGAACGGCGATTATCTCTACGGCCGCAAGCGGATGCGGGAGATCGACCGGGAGCTGGCCTTCCTGGCCAAGGTCATGAAGCATGCGAAGGTCGTCAATCCTGCGCAGCAGCCGGACAAGTCGCGCGCATTCTTCGGTGCAACCGTTACCATCGCCGACGAGGATGCCACACAGCGCACCTTCACCTTGGTCGGCGATCACGAGCAGGATGCGGGCGAAGGCAGGCTCGGCTGGTCCAGCCCAATGGCCCGCGCGCTGCGCGGCGCGGAAATGGGTGACTTGCGCACCGTGCGCCTTCCGGGCGGCGAGAAGGAGTGGGAAGTCGTCGCCATACGCTACCCGGCAGGCACGGAATAAAATCCGGATAATCGTGTAAGAAACGCCCTCGCCCGCCGACTATCGAGGCATGGCACGAGGACACACGACCCTGAATTCGCCCCCGCCATCGCAGGATGAGGCCTATCGCGAAGCCGCCGAAACCTATGGCGGCGCGATCGTCCGGCTGGCACGCGGGTATGAGCGCGATGCCGATCTCGCCCGCGACCTGGTGCAGGACATTCACGCCGCGCTCTGGCGCAGCTTTGCCTATTTCGAGCGGCAGTGCTCGGTGCGCAGCTGGGTCTACCGGATCGCGCATAATGTCGCTGTGAGCCATGTGCAGGCGGCGCTTCGGCGCAAAAGCGGCGGCCTCGTCGAGCTGGACGAGATCGACACGCTTGCCGCGCCCGACAATCCCGAAGCCGATGTGGGCGAGGCGCAGGCCTCGCAGCGCCTCCTCTCCACCATCCACCGCCTCAAGCCCGCAGACCGGCAGGTGATGCTCCTTTACCTCGAAGACCTGACCGCCGCCGAAATCGGCGAGGTGACCGGCCTTTCGCCCGGAGCCGTCGCGACGCGGATCAGTCGCGTCAAAAGCCTGCTCGCGGAAAGCTTCCAATCCCCGGAGACCGAACGATGACCCCTCAGGAATTCGCGCGCCACAGCTGGCAGGATAGTGCGCCTGCGCCCACCTTGCCCTCGCTCGACACGCTGCGCGCGCGCTCCGACGCCTTTCGCCGCAAGATCGTGCGCCGCAACTGGATCGAATATGCTGCTGGCATCTTCGTCATCGTGATGTTCACGGCCATGGCGTTGCTGATCCCGGTCACGGCCCTTCGCGTCGGCGCGGCGATGGTGGTGGCGGGCACGCTGGTGCTGCTGTGGCAGCTTCACCGACGCGCCAGTCCGCTGACTTCGGCCGAGCATGGGGGCGCGCTGTCGCTGCTCGAATACGAACGGCGCGAATTGATCCGCCAGCGTGACGCGCTCGACAGTGTCTTCACCTGGTATCTGCTGCCCCTTTTGCCGGGAATGCTGGTGGTGATGGCGACGCCGTGGCTGAGCATGCCGGTGGCCGAGTGGCAATTGCCGCCCGTCGGGGTGGCGATGCGGATCGGCGCGGCGCTGGCGGTGTTCGGCGCGGTCTATCTTGTGAACAAGCTGGCCGCGCGGCGATTGCAGGAGCGGATCGCGGAAATCGATATGCTGCGTGCGTAAACAGCCTTTGTGATAAAAACGAAAAGGCCCGCGGCGCGAACCGCGGGCCTTCCCCTTTTTTGTAAGCCGCAGCCTTACTCGGCGGCTTCGATGTCGCCATCTTCGCCGCCATCGGCTTCGGCATCGTCGCCCAGATCCTGCGCGAACAGGCTTGGCGTCTCCTCCTCGTCCGAAAGCGCGGGCATCGCGTCGGCATGGCCATTGGCCGCCCCTTCCACCAGTGAGCCAAGCGAGGAGCCATTGAGGCCAAGCTCCTTCATCAGCCCGTCCAGCACCGGAGCCTGGGCGCGGTAGGCCAGCGCTGCCGCCACCGCATCGTTGGCGAGGTTGCCCGACCCGCCGCCGACACTGGCGGCTCCATTGGTGGAGCCTGCCGGGCCGGCGCGCTGGGTAAGGCCATCCACCTGCACGATCTTGATCGAGTCGATGGCTTCCATCGGCTTCGCGCTTTCGCGGATGACTTCCGGCAGCACCTTGAGCAGCGCGAGCTTCGTCTGCAGCGAGATCTGGTCCATCGAGAGGATGTTCGCAGCCTCGTTCACCGCACGCTGACCGGCTGCTTCCACTTCAAAGCGGACCCGGTCGGCCTCGGCGCGCAGCTTGGTAGCGTCGGCTTCACCCTCGGCCTCGCGGCGCTGGGCTTCGGCGCGGTTGGTCGCCGCATCGCGATCCGCCTCGGCATCGACGCGGATCTTGATCGCATCGCGCTCGGCCTGCTTGGACGCCTCGATCAGTTCGATCTTCTTCTGACGTTCGGCAATCTCGCTCTCGCGGGCCGTGGCGACGCGTTCCTCGGCTTCGACGGCCTTGGCGCGGGCCGCATCGGCTTCCGAGCGAGCCTGGCTTTCCTCACGCGACTTGTTCTGAACGGCGATCTGCTGTTCCTGTCGGGCGATTTCGAGCGCGCGGACCTGATCGATGCGGGCTTCCTCCACCAGCCGGTCGGCCTCGATCTGCTGCGCGTCGACCTGCTTCTTCGCTTCGATCTTGGCGGCATCGGCCTCGCGCTGGCGTTCCGCCTGCTCGCGAGCGATTTCGGCCATCTGCGCGGCGCGGCGCACTTCGACTTCGCGTTCCTGCGACAGCCGAGCATATTCCTGGTCGCGTCCGATCTCGAAGCTCTTCGTGTCGGCTTCGAGGTTCTTCGTTTCCATCTGCACGCGCGTGTCCTGCTCGATATCGTTGCGCAGCTTCTTGCGCGCCTCGATCTGCTCGGTCAGCTTGGTCAGGCCTTCGGCGTCGAAGGCGTTGTTGGCATTGAAGTGCTCGATGCTCGTCTGGTCGAGGCCGGTCAGGGAGACCGATTCCAGCTCCAGCCCGTTCATGGCGAGATCGTTCGAGGAAACCTGCTGCACCTTCTGCACGAAGTCGGCGCGCTGCTCGTGCAGCTCGTTCATTGTCATCCCCGCCGCGACGGAGCGCAGGGCGTCGACGAACTTGCCTTCCACCAGATCCTTCAGCATTTCGGGCTGCATCGTGCGCTGGCCAAGCGTCTGCGCGGCCATCGCGATGGCCTCTGCATCGGGCTTCACGCGGACGTAGAACTCCGCCTTTACGTCGATCCGCAAACGGTCGAGCGTGATCAGCGCTTCGGCATCGCGCCGCATAACGCTCAGCACCAGCGTGTTCATGTTCACGGGCATCGTCTCGTGCAAGACGGGCAGCA contains:
- the greB gene encoding transcription elongation factor GreB, whose amino-acid sequence is MPDITNPITPAGLSALKARYDHLLGTERPEITEIVSWAAGNGDRSENGDYLYGRKRMREIDRELAFLAKVMKHAKVVNPAQQPDKSRAFFGATVTIADEDATQRTFTLVGDHEQDAGEGRLGWSSPMARALRGAEMGDLRTVRLPGGEKEWEVVAIRYPAGTE
- a CDS encoding RNA polymerase sigma factor — encoded protein: MARGHTTLNSPPPSQDEAYREAAETYGGAIVRLARGYERDADLARDLVQDIHAALWRSFAYFERQCSVRSWVYRIAHNVAVSHVQAALRRKSGGLVELDEIDTLAAPDNPEADVGEAQASQRLLSTIHRLKPADRQVMLLYLEDLTAAEIGEVTGLSPGAVATRISRVKSLLAESFQSPETER
- a CDS encoding flotillin family protein; this encodes MVGGIFLILVFFMFLIKLYRRASKEVAFVRTGVGGEKVVMNGGALVLPVLHETMPVNMNTLVLSVMRRDAEALITLDRLRIDVKAEFYVRVKPDAEAIAMAAQTLGQRTMQPEMLKDLVEGKFVDALRSVAAGMTMNELHEQRADFVQKVQQVSSNDLAMNGLELESVSLTGLDQTSIEHFNANNAFDAEGLTKLTEQIEARKKLRNDIEQDTRVQMETKNLEADTKSFEIGRDQEYARLSQEREVEVRRAAQMAEIAREQAERQREADAAKIEAKKQVDAQQIEADRLVEEARIDQVRALEIARQEQQIAVQNKSREESQARSEADAARAKAVEAEERVATARESEIAERQKKIELIEASKQAERDAIKIRVDAEADRDAATNRAEAQRREAEGEADATKLRAEADRVRFEVEAAGQRAVNEAANILSMDQISLQTKLALLKVLPEVIRESAKPMEAIDSIKIVQVDGLTQRAGPAGSTNGAASVGGGSGNLANDAVAAALAYRAQAPVLDGLMKELGLNGSSLGSLVEGAANGHADAMPALSDEEETPSLFAQDLGDDAEADGGEDGDIEAAE